In one Magallana gigas chromosome 7, xbMagGiga1.1, whole genome shotgun sequence genomic region, the following are encoded:
- the LOC117684383 gene encoding E3 ubiquitin-protein ligase TRIM71-like has translation MASSKFSAPPTAQHYLVCGTDDCENNCQFYCNHCHQQMCAQCRDQHQKRPNTKNHEVVPYQQRKRQLPEVKCQIHLNKDVDMLCEQCHVPVCSKCATKDHGGHTFIDLETVYAEKCAISLDEINKIEEYFLPTSQDLLKSIKKDSIEIKKIMDDIRALMKAEAESLKRMVDSVTLQKIKQVDEIEESLQEVSKSQDIKYNGYISYLHELVKKFHGYLSSKDIETLMSEITTNLKIDPIPELVKPVPPVFTAGQYSKEDVTKLLGRVTVPDTKPENREIKTMETPSTQLKPRGKQSKQDREKSDTKPTLSLSSSVNKVREYTVPGVNGVCHMSLGKSGRLWASDVRGNLVQTNLHGNLLQKIQTSGKHGYHTVTQDKDLIYTDWENKVINRIKQDKTTTEFNKTGNWIPLSIHSSHINGDILVGMVKGRDAKITRYNKTGEEIQNVQWDNKGQELYSNPRYITENINGDICTSDYKKHAVVVVNKSGQHRFSFTGQGSKFLPYGICTDLLGHILVGSIPYTGFPKLDSGNTVYLLDQDGQFLSLLLTQIQCPCSLCVDDENNLYIGENQYFNNTVAVYKYLQ, from the coding sequence aTGGCATCATCGAAATTCAGTGCACCACCAACAGCCCAGCACTATTTGGTGTGTGGTACTGATGATTGTGAGAACAACTGTCAGTTTTACTGCAATCATTGTCACCAACAAATGTGTGCACAATGCAGAGATCAACATCAGAAGAGACCAAATACCAAGAACCATGAAGTGGTCCCTTACCAACAACGCAAAAGGCAACTTCCTGAAGTTAAATGCCAAATCCATTTAAACAAAGACGTAGACATGCTTTGTGAGCAATGTCATGTTCCGGTATGTTCAAAATGTGCAACCAAAGATCATGGCGGACATACATTTATAGATTTAGAGACAGTTTATGCAGAAAAATGTGCTATTAGTCTGgatgaaatcaacaaaattgaAGAGTACTTCCTCCCAACTTCACAGGATTTACTCAAATCTATTAAGAAAGATTCTATAGAAATAAAGAAGATCATGGACGACATAAGAGCATTAATGAAGGCTGAAGCTGAATCTCTGAAGAGAATGGTTGACTCAGTCAcgttacaaaaaataaaacaagtcgACGAAATAGAAGAGTCACTCCAAGAAGTGTCAAAATCCCAAGACATAAAGTATAATGGCTACATTTCTTATCTCCATGAGCTTGTTAAGAAGTTCCATGGCTACCTTTCGTCTAAAGATATTGAAACCCTTATGAGTGAAATTACAACAAATCTAAAAATAGACCCCATACCAGAGCTGGTCAAACCAGTCCCTCCAGTATTTACTGCTGGTCAATACAGCAAGGAGGATGTCACCAAACTACTGGGTAGAGTAACTGTTCCTGACACTAAACCagaaaacagagaaataaaaaCCATGGAGACTCCCTCTACACAATTGAAACCTAGAGGGAAACAGAGTAAACAAGACAGAGAGAAATCTGACACAAAACCAACACTGTCTCTGTCTTCCTCTGTCAACAAGGTCAGGGAGTACACAGTACCAGGTGTAAATGGTGTATGCCATATGTCACTAGGTAAATCAGGCAGACTCTGGGCCAGTGATGTTCGTGGTAACCTTGTCCAAACAAATCTACATGGGAATCTGCTACAAAAGATACAGACCAGTGGTAAACATGGCTACCACACAGTCACACAGGACAAGGATCTGATCTATACAGACTGGGAGAACAAAGTCATCAATAGGATAAAACAAGATAAAACAACCACTGAATTTAATAAAACAGGAAACTGGATACCACTCAGCATACACTCCTCCCACATCAATGGGGACATACTGGTGGGGATGGTAAAGGGTAGAGATGCTAAAATCACCAGGTACAACAAGACAGGAGAAGAAATACAGAACGTACAGTGGGACAACAAAGGACAGGAACTGTATAGTAATCCTCGctacatcacagaaaacatcaatggtgatATCTGTACATCAGATTATAAAAAACATGCTGTAGTGGTAGTAAATAAATCAGGACAACACAGGTTCTCCTTCACAGGTCAGGGGTCAAAGTTTCTTCCCTATGGTATTTGTACTGATCTCCTTGGTCACATCCTGGTGGGCAGCATTCCTTACACTGGCTTTCCAAAGCTAGATAGCGGAAACACTGTTTATCTTCTGGATCAGGATGGCCAGTTCTTGTCTTTACTACTTACACAAATACAATGTCCCTGTAGTTTGTGTGTGGATGATGAGAACAATCTTTATATTGGAGAAAACCAGTATTTTAATAACACAGTGGCTGTGTACAAGTATTTACAGTAA
- the LOC117684384 gene encoding uncharacterized protein, whose product MASSNFKTPPTAQHYLACGTEDCENNCQFYCNPCHRPMCEQCKDNHQKSPNNQNHEMVPYQLRIRQLPEIKCQTHINRYVDMLCEQCQVPVCSKCATQDHGRHTFIDLETVYAEKCAICLDEINKIEEYFLPTSQDLLKSIRKDSKEMKKIMDDIRASMRAKAESLKSMVDAATSDKIKEVNKIEKSILQLLNSQDKRYNGYISYLYDLVKQFHDYLCSKDIKTLVSKITTNLKVDPIPETTKPVPAVFTAAQYTKEDVSKLLGRVNVPDTKPEKRKIKPNKTLKLTVPTKVKEYTVQGVDSVHHISQGNSSGLWVSDLYGNLVKTDLQGNVLQKIESSCKHGYHTITQGEELIYADRNNKVINRVTQDGTDTEFIETGEWGPISIHSSNITGDILVGMKTKTLVRNREAKVTRYNKSGEEIQNIEIDEDGQELYSDPHYITENINGDICTSDFNKQAVVVVNKSGQHRFSYTNEASVFRPYSICTDFLGHIILVCNIPHLGLFMKAYNYTIHILDQHGQFLSLLLTPGQEIEDPRSLCVDDENNLHVGQWDTNTVTVYKYLQ is encoded by the coding sequence atGGCATCATCTAATTTCAAAACACCACCAACAGCCCAGCACTATTTAGCGTGTGGCACTGAAGACTGTGAGAACAACTGCCAGTTTTACTGCAATCCATGTCACCGAccaatgtgtgaacaatgcaaAGATAATCATCAAAAGAGTCCAAATAACCAGAACCATGAAATGGTCCCTTACCAACTACGCATAAGACAACTTCCTGAAATTAAATGCCAAACCCATATAAACAGATATGTGGACATGCTTTGTGAGCAATGCCAAGTCCCGGTGTGTTCAAAATGTGCAACGCAAGACCATGGTCGGCACACATTTATAGATCTAGAAACAGTGTACGCTGAAAAATGTGCCATTTGTCTGgatgaaatcaataaaattgaagAGTATTTCCTCCCAACTTCACAGGATTTGCTTAAATCCATCAGAAAAGATTCTAAAGAAATGAAGAAGATCATGGACGACATAAGAGCATCTATGAGGGCTAAAGCTGAGTCTCTCAAGAGTATGGTAGACGCAGCCACTTCAGATAAAATTAAAGAAGTCAACAAAATTGAAAAGTCAATTCTTCAATTGTTAAATTCCCAAGACAAAAGGTATAATGGTTACATTTCTTACCTTTATGATCTTGTCAAACAGTTTCATGACTACCTTTGTTCTAAAGATATCAAAACCCTTGTGAGTAAAATAACAACGAATCTAAAGGTAGACCCCATTCCAGAGACCACCAAACCAGTTCCTGCAGTATTTACTGCTGCTCAATACACAAAGGAGGATGTCTCCAAACTACTAGGTAGAGTAAATGTTCCCGACACTAAACCAGAGAAGAGAAAAATAAAGCCCAATAAAACATTGAAACTTACAGTCCCTACCAAGGTCAAAGAGTACACTGTACAAGGTGTTGACAGTGTACACCACATATCACAAGGTAATTCCAGTGGACTTTGGGTCAGTGATTTGTATGGTAACCTTGTCAAAACAGATCTACAAGGGAATGTGCTACAGAAGATAGAAAGCAGTTGTAAACATGGCTACCATACAATCACACAGGGAGAGGAACTAATCTATGCAGACAGAAATAATAAAGTCATTAATAGGGTAACACAGGATGGAACAGACACTGAATTCATCGAAACAGGAGAGTGGGGACCAATCAGCATACACTCCTCCAACATCACCGGAGACATACTGGTGGGGATGAAAACAAAAACGCTGGTAAGGAATAGAGAGGCTAAAGTAACCCGGTACAACAAATCAGGGgaagaaatacaaaatatagagATAGACGAAGATGGACAAGAACTGTATAGTGATCCACATTATATCACCgaaaacatcaatggtgatATCTGTACGTCAGACTTTAACAAACAAGCTGTAGTGGTGGTGAATAAATCAGGACAACACAGGTTCTCCTACACAAATGAGGCGTCAGTGTTTCGTCCTTATAGTATCTGTACTGATTTTCTCGGTCATATTATTCTGGTTTGCAATATTCCTCACTTAGGCTTATTCATGAAGGCTTACAATTACACGATTCATATCCTTGACCAGCATGGTCAGTTCTTGTCACTACTACTTACACCGGGGCAAGAAATAGAAGATCCTCGTAGTTTGTGTGTGGATGATGAGAACAATCTCCATGTCGGGCAATGGGACACCAACACAGTTACAGTGTACAAAtatctacaataa